Proteins found in one candidate division TA06 bacterium genomic segment:
- a CDS encoding PorV/PorQ family protein yields MHPTRNRILMLAAVILLSFTYAWAISEGGAIFLMIRPGARPSGMGSAFCAIADDATATYYNPAGLAFLKRNDPLLNYQDIKDWNRFLNSFKDSPEGSAFAWADLSDPEGMIITLSGLPLLSQGDIADWNKLLIMLADTSGMVNKNILPQLSEDARAIISGHQPGDILDNQAKSIFIYALNKAINNQDTYKKSGCGDAAIPEAASRILAKYRMIPDSLGFLVSNISDPQGLAQKIKGRADPVSQYIYGKMAGKDKIILSRKYQDKNSDSLKSILAAALNNVCRQADFYNDNRFKNVKLKPGTLSLSGKKLSGGALYSWNQDLLLQAYPSLLHIQTAELSLEDLRLLNRKALECMFEGAIMSYPSININNTLAGYLREKTGETIDQIFLQYKGEGPIAEAEQRLWLDEINKNVLTDTQLVNQPAPGGRKSGQYLQNLIKRGPTKNPAVLNRALLAGYYPEWFGAAKNESNPFQYIKSLMEPSALAELDNHFSGQGVSSEGRQLLLAGLNLIISRPDFYQKEQWADYPVPAEAQELVLDLLAEGTGNLNLNDLRKLNRTMLEALYPSELVKIGQDKSYASLMHSPWLSEIWSDVGDMYYEYISYVQPYKDWGVFGGSVIFISEGTSQHTGSLGEDYGEFSSYEFSPILSYGNEIFKDLAGGVNLKLIHSHLAPFGAEGSQGKGVATTWALDFGLLYHGPFKGLSFGSNLQNIGPKLVYIDAEQADPLSRNIRVGTAYKILDGRWAKLTAAYDITKMLVVNDRPWKEELKESVQHAGIEYQYTGAAELGLRAGYVYDEAGKIKGSTYGFGVGYKKIQFDFGMEPGGELQKYNKKFSLSVEL; encoded by the coding sequence ATGCATCCCACCAGAAACAGAATACTAATGTTGGCAGCGGTGATATTACTGTCGTTCACCTATGCCTGGGCCATATCAGAAGGAGGAGCCATATTTTTGATGATCCGGCCCGGCGCCCGTCCCAGCGGTATGGGCAGCGCCTTTTGCGCCATTGCCGACGATGCCACCGCTACCTATTATAATCCGGCGGGCCTGGCTTTTTTAAAAAGGAACGATCCTCTGCTGAATTACCAGGATATTAAGGATTGGAACAGGTTCTTGAATAGTTTCAAGGATTCACCGGAGGGCAGTGCTTTTGCCTGGGCTGATCTTAGTGATCCTGAAGGTATGATAATAACGCTTTCCGGCTTACCGCTGCTGTCTCAAGGCGATATTGCGGACTGGAACAAACTTTTGATCATGCTGGCTGATACCTCGGGCATGGTGAATAAAAATATTTTACCTCAGTTATCCGAAGATGCCAGAGCCATAATCTCAGGGCATCAGCCAGGCGATATTTTGGATAACCAAGCAAAATCAATTTTTATTTATGCTCTGAATAAAGCGATAAATAATCAGGACACCTATAAGAAGTCTGGCTGTGGTGATGCCGCCATCCCGGAAGCAGCGTCACGCATCCTGGCCAAATACCGGATGATCCCGGACAGCTTGGGATTTTTGGTCTCAAACATTTCAGACCCCCAGGGACTGGCCCAAAAGATCAAAGGTCGGGCCGATCCGGTTTCCCAGTATATTTACGGCAAGATGGCGGGAAAAGACAAGATCATTTTATCCCGGAAATATCAGGACAAGAATTCCGATAGCCTGAAGTCAATCTTAGCCGCTGCTTTAAACAATGTCTGCCGGCAGGCTGATTTTTACAATGACAATAGATTTAAAAATGTAAAATTAAAGCCAGGGACTTTATCCTTATCCGGCAAAAAACTCAGCGGCGGGGCACTTTACTCCTGGAATCAGGACCTGTTGCTTCAGGCTTATCCCAGTTTGTTACATATCCAAACTGCCGAACTTTCATTGGAAGATCTCCGGCTGCTTAACCGGAAAGCTTTGGAATGTATGTTTGAAGGTGCCATTATGTCTTATCCCAGCATAAATATAAATAATACCCTGGCAGGTTATCTCAGAGAGAAAACTGGCGAGACCATTGACCAGATTTTTCTACAATACAAAGGCGAAGGCCCCATAGCCGAAGCAGAGCAAAGACTTTGGCTGGATGAGATCAACAAAAATGTCCTGACTGACACTCAACTGGTAAACCAGCCGGCACCGGGGGGGCGAAAATCCGGCCAATACCTGCAAAACCTGATTAAACGCGGACCAACAAAAAATCCAGCCGTTTTAAACCGGGCCCTGCTGGCCGGGTATTACCCGGAATGGTTTGGGGCCGCTAAAAATGAATCCAATCCTTTCCAGTACATCAAAAGTTTGATGGAGCCGAGCGCCCTGGCCGAATTGGACAACCATTTTAGTGGCCAGGGAGTTTCCAGTGAGGGCCGGCAGTTATTATTGGCCGGCCTGAATCTGATTATATCCAGACCAGATTTTTACCAGAAGGAACAGTGGGCAGATTATCCGGTACCAGCCGAAGCCCAGGAACTAGTGCTGGATCTATTGGCAGAAGGCACCGGGAATTTGAACCTGAACGATCTGCGCAAACTGAACCGGACTATGCTGGAAGCATTATACCCTTCTGAATTGGTAAAGATCGGCCAGGATAAAAGCTATGCCTCACTTATGCATTCGCCCTGGCTTTCCGAGATCTGGTCCGATGTTGGCGACATGTACTATGAATACATCTCTTATGTTCAGCCCTACAAGGATTGGGGAGTATTCGGAGGCAGTGTCATCTTTATATCCGAGGGAACCAGCCAGCATACCGGAAGTTTAGGGGAAGATTATGGCGAGTTCTCCAGCTACGAATTCTCCCCGATACTTTCATACGGCAATGAGATTTTTAAAGACCTGGCCGGCGGAGTTAACCTGAAACTGATCCATTCCCATCTGGCGCCCTTCGGGGCGGAAGGAAGCCAGGGCAAGGGCGTGGCCACCACCTGGGCTTTGGATTTTGGCCTGCTGTACCATGGGCCTTTTAAGGGATTGTCCTTTGGCAGCAATCTTCAGAACATCGGGCCTAAGCTGGTCTATATAGATGCCGAACAGGCCGACCCGCTTTCACGGAACATCCGGGTCGGCACCGCCTATAAGATACTGGACGGCCGCTGGGCCAAGCTTACCGCGGCGTATGACATTACCAAGATGCTGGTGGTTAATGACCGTCCCTGGAAGGAAGAACTTAAGGAGTCAGTCCAGCATGCCGGCATAGAATACCAGTACACAGGAGCGGCAGAACTGGGACTGCGCGCCGGGTATGTGTATGACGAGGCAGGCAAGATCAAAGGCTCAACCTATGGCTTTGGGGTGGGCTACAAGAAAATCCAGTTTGATTTCGGAATGGAGCCCGGAGGCGAATTGCAGAAATACAATAAAAAATTCTCACTTTCTGTCGAGTTATAA
- a CDS encoding prepilin peptidase has translation MLIALIFFLFGLLFGSFANVCIWRIPRKEEVVVKPSHCPDCGAAIKWYQNIPVASYLLLRGRCSDCHKTISLQYPMAELAGGVLFAAAYLKFGLDWRLAGYLPFLWALLVISVIDLRHYIIPDLLSLPGMGLGLVFGLAGTFIPNFNLSVFGNNDPFAVWAWLDSMMGMLMGGGLIWLSAWGGEKIFKQEAMGGGDIKLAAMIGAFVGWQAVLMVLFLSFLLGTLAGVPLMLLDKLKKTTEMFEGVSKDQPAKAMIPFGPFLAMGAVITMLAGKTIWGFYAALLVR, from the coding sequence ATGCTAATTGCTCTGATCTTCTTTCTTTTTGGCCTGCTGTTCGGTTCTTTTGCCAATGTCTGCATCTGGCGGATCCCCCGCAAGGAGGAAGTGGTGGTAAAACCCTCCCATTGTCCCGATTGCGGTGCCGCCATCAAATGGTATCAGAACATTCCGGTTGCCAGTTACCTGCTTTTGCGGGGCCGGTGCAGTGATTGCCATAAAACTATCTCCCTGCAGTATCCGATGGCGGAGCTGGCGGGAGGAGTCCTTTTTGCCGCCGCTTACCTGAAATTCGGTTTGGACTGGCGCCTGGCCGGGTATCTGCCTTTTTTGTGGGCCCTGCTGGTCATTTCGGTCATAGACCTCAGACATTATATAATACCTGATCTGCTGAGCCTTCCAGGGATGGGTCTGGGTCTGGTTTTTGGACTGGCAGGGACTTTTATTCCTAACTTTAATCTTTCTGTTTTCGGGAATAACGATCCTTTTGCTGTTTGGGCCTGGCTGGACAGTATGATGGGGATGCTGATGGGAGGAGGATTGATCTGGCTTTCGGCCTGGGGCGGGGAAAAGATATTCAAGCAGGAGGCCATGGGAGGCGGGGACATAAAACTGGCGGCAATGATCGGAGCTTTTGTGGGCTGGCAGGCAGTACTGATGGTCTTGTTCCTATCATTCCTGCTTGGCACCCTGGCAGGTGTTCCCCTGATGTTGCTGGATAAGCTGAAGAAAACAACTGAAATGTTTGAAGGAGTTTCCAAGGATCAGCCGGCCAAAGCCATGATTCCTTTCGGTCCATTCTTGGCAATGGGAGCAGTGATCACAATGCTGGCTGGAAAAACCATCTGGGGATTTTATGCGGCTTTGCTGGTTAGATAG
- the rimO gene encoding 30S ribosomal protein S12 methylthiotransferase RimO: MSKSGGSLPVPRAYIVSLGCSKNRVDTEIMIGQLIRAGYQITGMLNQADAVIVNTCGFLQESVNEALAELAALAGHKKKSGFRLVATGCLVQRMEKELLREVPEIDALVGVHGYKDIVSAVTGKKKLSVSKIACDHSSSFYRNRIMTTGPGWAYLRIADGCDNNCSYCLIPKIRGRFRSRKMGEIIAEANILAGKGVKEINLIAQDTTNYGLDLYGERMLGDLLLRLDKVKGLEWIRLLYTHPAHYDQKLIRVLKQSSKTVKYLDIPLQHSQSKVLKAMNRGMDQKITGSLISELRQEIPKLAIRTTFMTGFPGETETDFNALLDFVSRQKFEKLGAFAFSPEPGTKASMLSKQVSRPFKQSRLHELMALQRNISGLCNRSRIGQGYRVLVEGPVIKGSPVPYKTGYSYYGRSYAEAPEVDGKVYIKTNKKLIPGNFVKVRINKAWIYDLGGTLINDHDWIIC; the protein is encoded by the coding sequence ATGAGTAAATCTGGCGGGTCATTGCCTGTCCCCAGGGCATATATCGTTTCGCTGGGCTGTTCCAAGAACCGGGTGGACACCGAGATCATGATCGGCCAGCTCATTCGGGCCGGGTATCAGATCACCGGAATGCTGAACCAAGCCGACGCAGTCATCGTCAATACCTGCGGCTTCCTGCAGGAGTCCGTGAACGAGGCCCTGGCCGAACTGGCGGCCCTGGCAGGGCACAAGAAAAAGTCCGGCTTCCGGCTGGTGGCCACAGGCTGTCTGGTGCAGAGGATGGAAAAGGAACTGTTGCGCGAAGTTCCTGAGATCGACGCCTTGGTCGGTGTGCATGGCTACAAGGACATCGTTTCCGCCGTAACCGGAAAAAAGAAATTGTCCGTCTCCAAAATCGCTTGTGATCATTCCTCGTCATTCTACCGTAATCGCATTATGACCACCGGTCCGGGCTGGGCCTATCTCCGCATTGCCGACGGCTGCGACAACAATTGTTCCTACTGCCTGATCCCCAAGATACGGGGAAGGTTCCGCAGCCGGAAGATGGGGGAGATCATCGCTGAGGCTAATATTTTGGCAGGCAAAGGCGTCAAGGAGATCAACCTGATCGCCCAGGACACCACCAATTACGGCTTAGATCTGTACGGTGAAAGAATGTTGGGGGATCTGCTGCTGAGGCTGGACAAGGTCAAGGGTTTGGAATGGATCAGGTTGCTGTATACCCATCCGGCCCATTATGATCAAAAGCTGATCCGGGTCCTTAAACAAAGTTCCAAGACAGTAAAATATCTGGATATCCCCCTGCAGCACAGCCAGAGCAAAGTTTTAAAGGCCATGAACCGCGGAATGGATCAAAAAATAACAGGATCACTGATCTCTGAACTGCGCCAGGAAATCCCCAAGCTGGCAATAAGAACGACCTTCATGACCGGCTTTCCGGGCGAGACCGAAACCGATTTTAATGCCCTGTTGGATTTTGTTTCCCGGCAAAAATTTGAAAAACTTGGCGCCTTTGCCTTTTCTCCGGAACCGGGAACCAAAGCATCCATGTTGAGCAAACAAGTGAGCCGCCCGTTCAAGCAAAGCAGGCTTCATGAACTGATGGCTTTGCAGAGGAATATCTCAGGCCTCTGCAACAGGTCCCGGATCGGCCAGGGATACAGGGTATTGGTGGAGGGGCCGGTGATAAAAGGATCCCCCGTTCCTTACAAAACGGGGTATAGTTATTACGGCCGCAGTTATGCCGAGGCCCCGGAGGTGGACGGAAAGGTATACATCAAAACAAACAAAAAACTGATTCCTGGAAATTTTGTCAAAGTCAGGATCAATAAGGCCTGGATCTACGATCTTGGCGGTACGTTAATCAACGATCATGATTGGATTATATGCTAA
- the porU gene encoding type IX secretion system sortase PorU: MPYLAGINQLIPVFFILFFMIEQIKIIILVIGLMSTTAVAQIKLLKSDDRNALISCQFAPANLVQNDQRQTIPSIKGCQTQGEPGQPISLYQQIMVGVPPNARVEVKMISGEYEEYSGIDLAPVPYLEAMGKDDLGGYVYRKNEKEYQAKGLSPQTNVTLHSLEMLRRHQVALIKVHPLQYDPSSKILRVYSRMQVLVTWDITGYPGVDIDDDVYGPILVDQIINYQQSKNWLTESSKAGTKAEDSFAATPVWYKLSVVNQGIYRLDYNYLKRNGINPDIIDPRTIKIFNGGSRAFSKSYSPPTDTLKQMNILVKGEQDGKFDDGDQIFFFGQSLAGWDKNSSLLNGHYYNPYGDTNSYWLCWGGAAGLRMTERDCRPISSNYLTPQSFTDTLHFEQDVFNPFNSGELWYWLNMKRLRVEEYRNYSLPFDLSYAMPGTFKVKLNFQAGTDTSNIHHHVNWGINGIIYNQKVWTGRPFSGSYSDSLTLPGLPAASNVLNLQLDRDFADTLDIVYLNWFEVYYRRSYVALNYNLKFRADSLIGQPYRFNLTGFASDSMLILDISNPEKPISISSDNIYQSYSEFEDFWNNERLYWAASGPGWKRPAKIEPYASQGLRQNYLNVNYLVITADEFWSQARALLAMHSSEARLQPMAAVKLSWIYNEFSFGLKDPSAIRKFLDYIYLNSEQTSPQRCLLFGDGSYDYREIDKTWGRHNFIPTHQEDGLRLELGEYLFDSYDDWYVRLNNANLPQLILARIPAKNADEAWTVLAKSSRYKAATGDLQWRNRAILMADDEFKAGGVYAIDEEDHTAYSEYLAKNVLPSSYDITKVYGAMREYPRGSDGFKPDARNALIGYWNQGAAIINFFGHGAYWVWGHEHYFMDTDVSNLSNGDKLPFVIMGTCGTSRFDMGSRESIGTSLVVKSGGGAIATVGATRGTYSDGNFNLSRGIYDNIFTASYDLGQAFYSSKISTGGNSLYSLMGDPALCLSKPNGVCSLALSDDTLKSRGRYSVNGIISGLPGSFNGQALLTIYDAPRTDCSVLTPTLTFTVPGKPIIRFGSAVQDDSLYASFILPNMTSIRAESLVVDSARVSVYAWNTSFDASGVLGGNLWLGGAVAPDTSGNAKPVIEVWNNGVKLTDGDIVGKSSQLTVKASDDRGLNIISFLTSQTDQLQLVVDDKLPVYCLGADFVFDNGSTVSGQAVWPVATNAGLHKFKFSVYDLASNKGVLEIKLNVLSSSGENKIDGVYNYPNPFKQNTCFTFNLYQEGDVTINIYTIAGRMIKTLVQTGRSFGYNQIYWDGRDADGGSLANGVYFYKISVRGAAGEASKIGKLVVMK, encoded by the coding sequence TTGCCATATTTAGCCGGTATCAATCAATTGATACCGGTTTTTTTTATTTTATTTTTTATGATCGAACAAATAAAAATAATCATCCTTGTCATTGGGCTCATGTCCACCACGGCCGTGGCCCAGATAAAACTTTTAAAGTCGGATGATCGAAACGCTTTGATCTCATGTCAGTTCGCTCCTGCGAACTTGGTTCAGAATGACCAGAGACAAACCATTCCATCAATCAAAGGCTGTCAAACACAAGGGGAACCGGGACAACCCATAAGTTTGTATCAGCAGATAATGGTGGGTGTTCCCCCGAATGCCCGGGTGGAAGTTAAAATGATCTCCGGAGAATATGAAGAATATTCCGGCATCGATCTGGCTCCGGTCCCGTATTTAGAGGCAATGGGAAAGGACGATCTGGGTGGGTATGTTTATCGCAAGAACGAGAAAGAATATCAAGCCAAGGGATTATCACCGCAAACGAATGTAACACTTCATTCGCTTGAAATGCTGCGGCGCCACCAAGTTGCATTGATAAAAGTGCATCCTCTTCAATATGATCCAAGCTCAAAAATATTAAGGGTTTATAGCAGGATGCAAGTACTGGTTACCTGGGATATTACGGGTTATCCCGGAGTTGACATAGATGATGATGTATATGGACCGATCTTGGTCGATCAGATAATCAATTATCAGCAGTCAAAAAACTGGCTGACGGAATCATCCAAAGCCGGAACCAAGGCCGAAGATTCTTTTGCCGCCACCCCGGTCTGGTATAAATTATCGGTAGTTAACCAGGGAATATACCGGCTGGATTACAACTACCTGAAACGTAACGGAATCAATCCTGATATCATAGATCCCCGGACTATAAAGATATTCAACGGTGGATCGCGAGCCTTTTCAAAATCATACAGCCCGCCAACGGATACGTTAAAACAGATGAATATTTTGGTTAAAGGGGAGCAGGACGGCAAATTTGATGACGGAGACCAGATATTCTTTTTTGGGCAAAGCTTGGCCGGGTGGGATAAGAACAGCTCCCTGCTTAATGGCCATTACTACAACCCTTATGGCGACACCAACAGCTACTGGCTTTGCTGGGGCGGTGCTGCCGGCTTAAGGATGACCGAGCGTGACTGTCGTCCAATATCCTCGAATTACCTAACTCCGCAAAGTTTTACCGATACTTTGCATTTTGAACAGGATGTCTTTAATCCATTCAACTCCGGAGAGCTATGGTATTGGTTAAACATGAAGCGGTTACGGGTGGAAGAATACCGGAACTATAGTCTGCCTTTTGATTTATCTTATGCTATGCCGGGAACTTTTAAGGTAAAGTTAAACTTCCAGGCTGGAACTGACACTTCCAATATTCACCATCATGTAAACTGGGGGATTAACGGTATAATCTATAACCAAAAGGTATGGACAGGCAGACCATTTTCTGGATCTTATTCCGATTCTTTAACCCTGCCAGGACTCCCTGCCGCTTCCAATGTTCTGAATCTGCAATTGGATCGAGACTTTGCAGATACCTTGGATATAGTGTATTTGAACTGGTTTGAAGTTTATTACCGGCGGAGTTATGTGGCTTTAAACTATAACTTAAAATTCCGGGCCGATTCACTAATTGGACAACCTTACCGGTTCAACTTGACCGGTTTTGCCAGCGATAGTATGTTGATCCTTGATATCAGCAACCCCGAAAAGCCGATTAGTATATCAAGCGACAATATCTATCAATCATATTCTGAATTCGAAGATTTCTGGAATAACGAGAGACTTTACTGGGCCGCCTCCGGTCCCGGATGGAAGAGGCCGGCAAAAATTGAGCCTTATGCGTCTCAGGGCCTAAGGCAAAATTATTTAAATGTTAATTATCTGGTGATAACCGCAGATGAGTTCTGGTCCCAGGCCCGGGCTTTACTGGCGATGCATTCCAGCGAGGCCAGACTGCAGCCTATGGCGGCGGTAAAACTTTCCTGGATATACAATGAATTCAGCTTTGGCTTAAAAGATCCCTCGGCCATACGCAAATTCCTTGATTATATTTACCTGAACTCTGAGCAGACCAGTCCCCAAAGATGCCTTTTATTCGGTGATGGCAGTTACGATTACCGGGAGATAGACAAAACCTGGGGGCGGCATAATTTTATTCCCACTCATCAGGAAGATGGATTAAGGCTGGAGTTGGGTGAATATCTATTTGATTCATACGACGATTGGTATGTACGTTTAAATAATGCAAACCTTCCACAGCTTATATTGGCCAGGATACCTGCTAAAAATGCCGATGAAGCCTGGACGGTGTTAGCCAAATCCTCCCGTTATAAAGCAGCTACCGGTGATCTTCAGTGGCGAAATCGTGCGATATTAATGGCCGATGATGAATTTAAAGCCGGGGGAGTATATGCCATCGATGAAGAGGATCATACTGCTTATTCTGAATATCTGGCAAAAAATGTTTTGCCGAGCAGTTACGATATAACAAAAGTTTATGGGGCAATGCGGGAATATCCCAGGGGTTCGGATGGATTCAAACCTGATGCTCGCAATGCCCTGATCGGTTATTGGAACCAGGGAGCCGCAATCATAAACTTCTTTGGACACGGTGCCTATTGGGTCTGGGGACATGAGCATTATTTTATGGATACCGATGTGTCTAACTTATCCAACGGTGATAAACTTCCTTTTGTAATTATGGGTACCTGTGGAACGAGCAGGTTTGATATGGGCAGTCGCGAGTCAATCGGTACATCCCTGGTTGTTAAGAGTGGCGGGGGAGCCATTGCTACTGTGGGCGCTACCCGGGGGACATATTCTGACGGGAATTTTAACCTATCCAGGGGAATTTATGACAATATATTTACAGCTTCATATGATCTGGGACAAGCATTTTATAGCAGCAAAATTTCCACTGGTGGCAATTCACTTTACTCTCTAATGGGAGATCCGGCCCTGTGCTTGTCAAAACCAAACGGAGTTTGTAGTCTGGCCTTAAGCGATGATACCCTTAAAAGCCGGGGGCGTTATTCGGTAAATGGAATAATTAGCGGGTTGCCAGGATCTTTTAACGGTCAGGCATTGCTTACTATTTATGATGCCCCCCGGACTGATTGTTCAGTACTTACACCAACGTTGACATTCACGGTACCAGGCAAACCAATAATCAGGTTTGGATCTGCTGTCCAAGACGATAGCTTATATGCCAGTTTTATTCTGCCTAATATGACTTCGATTCGAGCGGAAAGCTTGGTGGTTGATAGCGCCCGTGTGAGTGTTTATGCATGGAACACAAGCTTTGATGCCAGTGGCGTTTTGGGCGGTAATCTTTGGCTGGGAGGGGCGGTGGCTCCGGATACTTCCGGCAACGCTAAACCTGTCATAGAAGTGTGGAACAATGGCGTCAAATTGACCGATGGGGATATAGTGGGTAAATCATCACAATTGACTGTTAAAGCAAGCGATGACAGGGGGCTTAATATTATTTCCTTTTTAACCAGCCAAACAGATCAGTTGCAGCTGGTTGTTGACGATAAGCTTCCCGTGTATTGTCTTGGTGCAGATTTTGTTTTTGACAATGGCAGTACCGTTTCAGGGCAGGCTGTTTGGCCCGTTGCGACCAATGCCGGTCTACACAAATTCAAATTCTCAGTTTACGATTTGGCATCAAATAAAGGTGTTTTGGAAATTAAACTGAATGTCCTATCTTCATCCGGTGAAAATAAGATAGACGGTGTTTATAATTATCCCAACCCCTTCAAGCAAAACACTTGTTTCACTTTTAATTTGTATCAAGAAGGCGATGTAACCATAAATATATATACCATCGCCGGCAGGATGATAAAAACCCTGGTTCAAACCGGCCGAAGCTTCGGTTATAATCAAATATACTGGGACGGACGCGATGCCGATGGCGGTTCCTTGGCCAATGGCGTTTATTTCTATAAAATATCGGTCCGGGGGGCAGCCGGAGAGGCCAGCAAAATCGGTAAATTAGTAGTAATGAAATAA